ACACTGCATGCGTAACAAGCTTCACCAGTCCtcttccacacattaagcctctgttaaaggagcAGGGCCGTTTTATTCCAGGCCACCTGGACCGAGCTCTCAACTCACACAACCCATGCTACTTTGCAGTACCTCTTCATTTAGCACATGACTGTTAGTGGAAAGTCACTGtacagagggagaggagaacCAACCACTGTTTGAATCCCCCCCGCCCAGAGTAGATCCTATCAGCAACCATTCTACTTACTGGTATCAGAGACGGAGGTGAGAAAGCAAGTCCTTCTGTGTTGGGACCAACTATTACTAGACTTAGGGTTGCGTACAGGCCTGGGAGAAGATATTgggtccctttaacagaggcctgTGGGGAAACGCGCAACTGAATCTTTTCGTGGCAtgctggtaaataacatcacctggtaaataggaGCCTATTaatcctctgttaaagggacagggcatagTTTCTCCACGTTGCCAGCAACCTTAATTTGACTCTTTCTACCCCATGATACCTGATAATATGAAACATTATGTAAGAACTGGTATCCCAATTTGCTTGCCTTTTTCATCTCCATGCTTGTTGTATCTTGTCTATGAGGGTAGAACTCGTTTCCCCTGAAATTGGGTGTGTTTGTTTCATACACACTGCAACCATGGAAGTTTGTGAGTAGCCATGAGTTCTCCCCAAAACATGCAAAATAGCTTGAGGTCAGTGATTATTAGCCCCCCAAAAAAGGTGAGGGGATTGtaccaggcagtctgcccctATAAACTGCAACCCTTGTGCCAGCTACATTTAAAAAGCTTCAAGAAAATAATCAGAGAATTACGTGTCACATATACGTAGTGCTGCCCTTAAATATACTGGCTGAAAGGCAATCTATCAATCTAGTGAATGAATGATACGAATTGGGGACTGGGTAATTAGGTCTTGATGTGTTTTATCTTTTAATGTGACACTATGTACTGCATGTTGTGAAGGAAACTGGGAAAGATAAAATTGGGATCTTCAATTTATGGAATAAAGAATGATAGGAGGATtagttttctgtttttttttgctAGAGCCCTGGAGGACTGTTTGCATGTTTTAAACATCCTTTAAAATCTTTTGCTTCTCTATCATTGTTTCTGAAGGTGGAGAAATAGACTAAGATATACTCCTCAATCACCTGTTAATATTTCTTTCAGTAAGTTACCATTTAAATTCATTTTGGCCTTTCTTTAGCATTCAACCCCATTAGTTTGTTAACTCCTTGGAGATAAAAAAAAGTGCATCTCAGGGGAAAAACACTATTGTAACCTACCCACCGCCGGCGCCAggatttctggcgcctgtggccaccCACCTGTGTGCGCATGCGcacccctggactgcgtgatgacatcatcatgtgatgacatcatcacacagcaaagccagggccattggctggcgggtggctggggcggtgcgaggaggctgcctgcgctctgcacatcgccctggccacctgccatgctcggcccgcggctgctgcccccggctgggggcgtgtggcagcggcatggggcaGGCACGCCAGCTTTGTGGCATGTGCCTccgccccggcaccccctccggccccgcaacgcccacctcactgcctcaatggtggcaccggccctgaacCTACTATAATAAACACACAGGATCCAACGATGTACATTAAACCAGTCATAAACACATGAACAAGTTAAAACTAGAATTTTTATCCAGCCCATTTCCCCCCTTAAACTACTTCATCAGTTTACTTAGGTCCAGGATTCAGTCATTTTGTCTGTGTTGTGTTACATGAGATGTATTTGAGGGCTGCTTTAATGCCGAcaagaaatttatttaaaatctgTTACGGTCTAATACTTCTTATGCTACTACTTATTATTGTTAAGTATtatggttttaaatattttaatttggcTCACCCACTGAAAAAGTCATGGGAAAGCACTATAAATATTCAACTCAATACAGCAGCATGGTCTATGCCACCCTGAAAGCAGTTCAGCGACCTGAGGCTCTGGAATTTGGCTGTCTTGATTTCAGAGACTGAGTGAACAAAAGCCAAATTGCATAAGATCAAAAGAGAAGCAACTCCCAATCCGTGCAAAACTCCTTCCCACCTGCTGAGTCATGAGTTTTCCAAACTCCTCCACGATCTCAGTTGGACTGAGCCACTTGAGTCCAGGAAAAAGCTCAATGAATCGGCTACCTATTTTCATCAGAAACAGGTCCATTTCAACCTGATGAACTAATCCAGGATGCAGCACCTAGGCAAGGAACACATGAAGACAGATCGATTCTTTAGACACCAAATACATACTAGTAAAGTATCCACAAGGAAGTCATCACATAAAAGTCACAATTGTCTACACTTTCCCTGCACTTTCTTTGCTTCAGCCACCATGACTATTATTTCCCCTTTCCCAAAGGGCTTCTTTAACTTTTTCAAGTATCAGTAATATACAGATTGCTATAGTGTTACAACAATCTATTGCAACAATACATTACCTCCCAGCTTGCATTTTTCAAATactcctaagcaaagttattcaatgggctaagactggagtaactctgcttagaacggcactgtaagtctctagccctttttgttgggGAGTTATAAAGAGAAATGTGCAGCCAATACCTTTCCCTTTATAAATCTGCAAAGAAAAGGcaacatgcttttttaaaaatcaaaagctGGGATTGGTTGCAAAAGATTATCATAATGTTGTAGGATTATAGTGATCTAGCTATTGCCAATTAGAAAGCTCTCTGGTGGAAGAGGGGAACAGTGCCCATAGAGACTAAGTTTTAAAAAAGGGTGCTGGTGTGGGCAGGATCTGCAAAAATgcacacccttcaggacaacttaacgcccactcagagcgatctAGAAAGTgtagtattattatcctcacaacaatcaccctgtgaggtgggtggggctgagagctccaagaagctttgactgacccgaggtcacccagctggcttcaagcagaggagtggggaatcaaacccagttctccagattttttaaagagtcctgccgctcttaaccactacaccagactggctctcattACAATTAGTGTTGTATAATGGCTAGAGGGTCAAAATATGACCAGCAAGGACCGTGCCACAAAACTCACCGGTTGTCTTTAGAACAGCCTCTCTCAGActaagttgttgtgaggataaaataggggaggggaaCAATGTACATCATCTTAAGTTTCTTGGAGGTTGGAGCAcggtaaaaataattttaaaaatatatagttaTAAGATTTGCTCATAGCCTACAAATCTTTACTCAGACATAAGACCAACTACATTCAATAGGAtgtccattttttcccatttgtaccctgcttttctctccagtggggacccaaagtggcttacaaccctgtgaggtaggttagtctgagtgtgtgtcactggcccacagtcactcaACAAACTTCCGTGTCAGAGtgggagattcaaacctgggtctcccggatcacagactaacactctaaccactacgcaacACTGGCTCTCTTAAACGATTATAAGCATGCACTGGATTGCAGCTATTACTTACTTTAATGGCTACTGGAACAAACAGGTTCTTTGGGGGGGAATGTAAAGGATTGCTGGGATATCTGGACATTTGCTCGGGAGAACGTTTACTCCGATTATCGCTTCCATGGTGGTCATCTTCATGAAGTAAATAATGGGCACCATCTGCTTCGGAAGCCCTCTCGTGTTTTTTCTTCCAAAGCCAACCAAAGAGACCTCGGAGCCCATGCACCTGCCAGGCTTCCAAAGCAGAATCCAGTGCTGAATTCTTTGAGAGATTTTTAAGTAGTGGCTCTTCAAGGGCAGAGCTGTCCACATACGCTTTATATACCTGGGCAACACAGCCAGAACCAATAGGCTCCTGGCTTTCAAACCGGAAGATCTGTCCCCACCTTTCCCCAAATGCTTCGTACAAAGAACACTGGGTGTAGTTCCAAGGATGAGGGTCCACCTTGATATGGAGTTTGGAGAACTTGGTGCAGAACTCCTCCGAGAAGAGGTCTCGCCTTGTGCTTGCCCACTGGCCCAGCTTAATGTAAGTAGGGCCAGCAGATTCTGTAGCCTTTAGCAGAAGATGGAACCAGAAGGATGCAAAACCAGAAGACAGATAGGTGACGGGGTAAAGCCAAAGCAAAGGGCCGAACTTCAGCAAAAGAACACAGATTCGAATGGCAAGGGAAACGGCTACCACAATACGCCGGGAGAAACTACTTGAAGGTCCACCATCCTTAATGTGTACATCCAGTTTTATACAGTTTCGTTCACTGGGTACACCTTCACATCTCACACCCCCAAACAACCCTCCAATCCCCCAGGATGCTAAAGTGATCTTTGGCAAGGCTTTGGAAGGGAACCAGCCGTGTACCCGGCGAAACAGGAACCTGATAGGCTCCCGGCTCCAAGTTTCTCTTCCTAAAATTGACAGCTTCCTCAAGTGGAGAATTCTGACATTCAAAAGGAAAATCCGGGCAGCGAACTGGCAGCAAGTCATCTGGACTGGAAATATCAAAAGAGGAGGCACCGGCACCGACTGAACTCCTCTCTAAGGAAAACATCTGGGGATGAACTCTGGAGCAAAAAGCAGATGAAGAACAGACAGTTAATATGGAGCAAGTAAAAGTTGCAACAGTGCAATTCAaggccagccccccacccccgctctctGAACATGCCCCTACCAAAACCTGCATTTACACATCACACAACCCAAATTTCCAAAACACCTTAAAGGTCAACTAGAACCCCAAGTTATGAACTTTCCTCAGCTTTGACTctcggaaatctagttggtctctactGGCCCCAGATcctgctcttcgactgcagaccaactcgGCTACCCACCGGAAACAATCCACACCAGGTTCTTATACACTGCACTATTCGGTTCTTCATCCATCAGGGCGCCCTAGCTAGAGCCAGCAGGCCTGATTCCTAGCAGGATTAACGACGTGAAGCTCATCAATCTTCTCTGAACCGAAAGAAGCTCGCCGGCCACCTCATTCGCCCCGTTGCTTACGGTAACCCGCGTTGCCCCGGGCTTGCTCGGACTCCGCTGATCACAAGCTCGTTTCCTTTTTGGCTTCGTTCTCCGGCCCCCAAGTGCTTTTCGGAATCCGAGTCATTCATTCATCGTTCACCGGCATCGCACTCGTCGCACCAAGTAACTAAAAGAGCAATCCGGCTCTACGTTTACAACGATGGATCGCTCCTACACTGCCGCTCTCCCGGtcaaggtgccagaactccacgTGGTCTTCCGAGGGGTGCTGTAATTATCCCGTAGAACGCGACGGGAGAACCAAAACGATACGCAGCATTCCAATCTCGGCGACTTCCGCGAATGCAACTGGCGGAGGAGGCTCCTCCTCTTAAAGCGGCAGCGTGAGAAGAATTTGCCCAAATCTCGAGTTTTGCGGTGTTTTTGTGGGATGCGTGTTTAGGCGAACCCGTTGGGGCAGCAGCCCTGTTTGTGAACTTCAGTGctgaggttgccagctccaggttgggaaattcctggagattttggggtagaGGCTGGAGAcggcgggtttgggggaggggagggggctcaacagtgtataatgccatagaatctacctccaaagcagtcattttctccagaggaactgctctctgtggcctggagatcagttgcaattctgggagatctccagccaccgcctggaggttgaGAACCATATAAAACCAAAACAACTGCTGGCTACCTATCTGCAACTATACCACATATTAGCTTTTCAAGACATGAAGTTACCATACTATATGCAGATATTTTCTTTCCTGTAacccatgtcattttctctttaaaatattttatttctagtAAAACGTTTAGAATTTATGGCCCCGGAGGCGTAAGGTCACAGAGCATGGGCAGTTAGTAAAGTTGGTCTGGTATTACCAATTGCAAGATTGCCGTTTTTGAAGGGCACTGAAAAGCCTGTCTCTAATGTTGCTATGTTTATAACAAGTATGATTCAGGTATACCAGTGGTTGTAAAGTTATTGGGTTTATGCTAGATGTACGGTACCTTGAAAACAGGCGGCTGTGGGACAgttacagggttttctgaatgatgtctcggccctagatccctttcagtccgggttccggccaggacatgggacggagacactgctggtcgcccttaCGGACGAActtcacagacatctggatcgaggcggctcggcgctgctgatattattggatttgtcagcagcgttcgataGAGTTGATTACGATCTTCAGACTCactgcctcgccaatgtggggatacgagggactgccttacagtggcttgtctcttttctccacagtcggggacagagggtcgcgcttggggagaaattgtcaccccgtcactcaatggtgtgcggggtcccaaaGGGGGCAATACTCCTCTACATGCGCCCCCCTGCCctgttggtgcgaagttttgggcttgggtgtcctcaatatgtagatgacacccagctgtatctgatgatggacggccggcccgactcagccccagatgtcctggaacatgcgtttgcagccatgactgattggttgaaacagagttgactgaaactgaacccaacgaagatggaggtcctgtacttgagccacagagGAGTGGATTCGGGACTTCAGCTCCCAaccctcaatggggcacagcttgtgcctgttccgagggttaagagcctgggggtgatcctagatgcctccctgaaaatggaggtacGGGTCACAGCGGTtttcccttacctgtctacctgtgacttaactacagtgatccaggcaactgtcatctctaggctagattactgtaactcgctctacgcaggcctacccttgagcctgacccgaagattacagctggtgcaaaatgcagcggcgctcgtcattatgaaagcaccaaatagggcgcatattacaccaatattgcgtgagctgcattggttgccagtggagtattggatcaggttcaaggtcttggtattgacctataaggccctgtgcggactggggccagcgtacctgagggacctccccgtatattccccagaggaccctccgatcgtgaggaaagaaattgttatcagtccctggctccaaggaggcctgcctggcctcgaatagagcaagagctttctcagtcctggcccctgcctggtggaacactctgtctaccaagaccagggcccagcaggagctactatctttccgccaggcctgtaagacagagttgttccgccaggcttatggctgaggctgggcctccgctggctggaggatacaacatctacccccctccctatgagagctgcccaccactgttcttaagctgctgctatgttcaatagTACTGTttcattatttgttattaactgtattgccgccatcaggaaaaagagtgctgctattttttatatttttgtatgatgcttttaaatgttttaatatggaatgttttaaatgttcttaatgctgttatcggccctgagcctgctcgcggggagggcggaacacaaatacgataaaataaataaataataataataaataaaataaaactgtaaCACTTTATCTTATTTTTTGAAGCAGTTTCATAATTGATGACAAGCCACAATGGAGCTGTCGTTTATTGACCTGAATCACCCCCAGCTCTTCTACAGGGAAAGATAAGTCAGGAGCCAGGGTTCTGCTGTGTTACATAAGTATACAGCAATTACATGTATTTGattgaaaggaagatgaccctgatTGTAAGACAACATCCATTAAAAAAGTTATACacaaaaaaaaatattactgAACATACCAGTTACTTGTATGGGAATGTAAGACACCCCGTTCCCATTCTGATGGCATACCTGGAAAAATCTTAGACTTGCGTCCTTGTAACCTTCACTGGCCAGCTGGCTTTGAGAAGGGACAGTTTCAGTTGCTCTTAGAGTTGTGTATGGGGGGTACTTCCTACAGCATGGTTAAGTCTTTTCAAACTCTCTACTGAAGGCTACAGGTATTAGCTTTGGAGCAATAtgctttgagggttttttaaaaagcatgtgttAAAACATTCTTTAACGTTATATAATATAGTTTTATTGTATTAAATATCTTGCTGGCactatattttgttttaaaacttttctttacaaAGAGGGTGGTTGCTCTTCTCTAGTAAATGCAGTGTAAATAGTGAGGAAACAGAAATGAGAATGTCTTCATTTGAAAGAAAGGATAATGGTGCTTTGAGTTCTTGCTGCAATCCTACAGACACTTAGTTTGGGAGTAATTCCCACTTAATTCagttttatatttatttgaaAGCAAATCCCATTTAAAATTTGTATTACATTTTGGAGTCAATAGGGACAAGACTGGTCTACAAGACTTTCTTGGTTTTTTAAATCAGCCGTTCGAGGTtttttccacaaaccatgaagcTGCAGGTTGCATTTGGCACTATTGTACTGTAGCAATCCTTTGCAACTGGATTGGCTTGTCcatacaggaaaatccagttgctatGGAGCAACAGTAGCAGAGTATCCCGTGATGTGTGTATGTAGCCAGTGCCTCATATCAGTATAGAGTGATCACATTGCCAACCCCCAAAACTTCCTTCCAGTGAAATGTGGTGATGTGGAGTCAGTTCCTACTATGACCTAGCTGCATGTTGACAGGGAAATTATCAGTACTTTGTAACTGTAATTACTTTGCCCAGTTCACTACTCTCAGGCATATGCAATGCAAGATTTGTAATTTTTATGATAAATGAGTAGATGCATTAACTTCTCAACCAGCGGCTAAAATCAGCTTAAGTGTGCAGGCATTAGTAGGTGGTCAGAATGAAGATTAGCTTACATAATTAGGGTCAAATCTGGGCTCTTCCCGACAAGGAAGGATTCATAGGGGGAACAGAGACTTGTCTGGAGGTTGTTATTGAAAAGTCTGGAGTGAATGCAACTAATGGTCTAGTCCTGTTTACTCAAGCTAAACTGTGATAGTCTAGAAGGGAAATTCTTCCAGGAAGGGAAATTCTTCCTTGGATCAGCAGCTGCTGGTTTCCGAGCCAAATCTGGCCAAGTCAGGAAATAATGGTCTGATTTTGACATTTATTtaacccatttatttcaatgggtttagactggagtgactcttcttaggattgcatcatAAGACTGCTGACAATGGCATGGGTCCAATAACAATCTAGAACCAAAAGTCATGGAGCACCTTTTCTTAAGACCAACTAAAGTAACGCAAAGCAGCTTGCAAACTTTGTCTTCAGAACTCTGGATAAGGCTGGAAacaactttccctcctcttccccctccccccctttggcATCCAATCTTATGAAAAGTTCTGAGAACTCAAAAGTTTGCTCAATGGTTTCATCAGTCCTAACAAAAGGCATTCCGTGACTCTGGGTTTTGGGTTTTAAATGCAGTAGCATAGAATCACTGCTAGGTGGCTGTCTTTCCCATATGGTTTTTTCCATAAATgtgggttattattattattattcttgccTAGCATTCAAATATTCTGACTGGTTAGATCTGGAACATGATTTAGACCTTGCCTACTGAGACCAAAGAAGAGTTTCTTCTATTCATTTACATCCAATATCCTGATTCTAGTGGCAGCTTGTGATGCCCCAGACTGTGTGAGatggaacaatggacttatgTTAAGGAACTGGGGGGACCCTTTCTGACATTACTGAGTCATAACTGAGATGCCAGAATAAAATAGTTTAATGTTACCTTTTGTAATTAGTCATTCCCTGAAGCATCCATTTATCTAATGTTTTGGGCTTCAGCCTTTATAAAACTTGGTGTAAAATAATGGGCTTATAAATCAAATCATTTTGGAATAGTTCCACAATATGTGTACACCAGAATGGAAACAAGGTACAGGCTTCCTTGCTTGATATCCTGAGTTTCTTTTTACTATGTGTATTCAACTATTTCTTGGTCCTTGCTAAATCAGTATGGATAAAGTCATCCCCTTCCTAATTCACAGTAGAACTGTATCCTCAATATCACTTTCATCGGATTGGAATTATTGTCTGCAACAATGAAAAACACTTTATGTGATGTATACATGCACCCAAACCTCTGTTAATCTGAAGCTTTAGGGGAAAAGTTTGGTGGCATTGAATGGAGAAGCAAGGGAAGAGAGGGATAAGTTTTTAGTTCTTTCACAGCTAGCTCTTTCCCCATTTCATGCTGCTGTTCCTCCCCTACTCCTTTACAGGGCTCCAGATGTGTGTTTACATGTTATGCACATAAAGCATACCAGTACCTTACTAGAGGCAAGCAATTGTTTGAGAGCAGGCTTGAGAGTCACATTGGGGACACATCTGTAATTACTTTTGCCCCACAAGCACCTCTGATGATAGAGTTTTTAAAAGagtaaaataaaatcttttttattACAAGTGCATTCTTTCGGGTGGCCCCtgtcttatggaatggcttgcctaaagaggtcaggaaagctcccaccctcctggctttctgcaaagtatgcaaaactggattattcaggagggcctttttacacaggtaacagggctgggcagtaaataaatgattcagagagatgctttggtaaaggtatagggactgtagactatactactgagtattgcctgttgctgcaagtatgctcctactgggtagattCCACATTGCTTAATATGTcctgttaaattgcttatgctttgtttcagttccatattggatttctgtttgttttcaaatttctgcaatccataccctattgtattatttattgaatgtcccagccgttaatcatattgacttacactgtgtaatccaccttaagtctcagtgagaaaggtggactataaataatgtaaattaaaaaataataataagtgAAGACTTCAAGCAGTGAGAAGTTGAAGTGGTCAGCACGTGGCCAGATTTGTTGGAGAGCGCACAGGAGAACTCTAATATGTGTCTGGCCAGATGTATTTTGGGTATTTTTTACACCATTCATTTTATATCCTCCCCCACTCCCCCTGCCgcaccttcctccaaagagctgaaGGCCGCTTACAGGGTACAAGAttcttcccttgtgtattttATCCCCTCAACAGCTTCATGTGGTGGGTTATGCTACGAGGAGAATGACTTGTTCAAAGTTTCCCCCGGGGAGTTTCATGGCTCATTGGAGACTTGAGCCCAGGTCTCCCAAGTAGGGTTGCTGTctttgggctgggaaattcctggggctttgtgggtggagcctgaaaagggcagggtttggggagaggagggacctcagtgggcataatgccatagaatccatcctccaaagcagccattttctccaggtgaactgctctcacatctggagatcggttgtaattgtgggagatctcTACAGGTCCCACCCCAAGGAGATCTTCTGGCAAACCCACCCCAAGGCCTAGTCTGACATCCTAATCACAACAACTTTATTCCTAGTAGCTTTTTGTGGGTGAGGAAAGGCAGTCAAAGTAACATTGATGTGCATCCTCTCCATTTATATGGCATAAATTATACTTAGTACGAACGTGCAATATAAAAtatgggaggaaaaaaattaCTGTGCATAGCATTGATTAAGACTGATGGGTGTTACCTAGAATCTGTTTCAATCAGTTCAAAGAGTTAAATGTGTAAGACTATGTGTTTCCAAAGAGTTTGTTTCTATGTTATATTAAAGGCTAGCTTTCTTTTTGTATGCCAAGATCCTTGGGGTGAATACTATATTGCATATTGTCTAACACAATGGGGTCTTTGTCCACGATATTTGGGTCTCTTGGACAGCACTCTATAAAATGAATCTCAAATACTGCAATATGGAGTTTGAATGTCATAGACATGGCAAAATGCCATCGTGTTCCAGCAACAGAGGCCACGATCTGCCAGAAATGTCTCCTCCTGGACAATGAGTGGGAATTGAATAGGGTTGCAGTTGTTTTAATGGGATTTATCTAGGCAAGttctcttgatcttttctacagTTTGTAACTCAGTTTAAACTGAATAGTTTTTGTCCTAAGTTGTTTCCACGCAGGTTTTCCTATATGCTCCCCGTCAATACAATGAGTTTATATGGGGAGAACTTCTATACAACGTTATGCAGTTGTCTaccttctgggtttcccccagacTCACAGCATTTATTCCCAAGCCTGATTTGGTACTATCTTTCTGGAAAGATTATCCTTAAAGTGGAAGTTGGGGCCATGTGGACAGGAAGATGCAAATTTCCATTTACCCTCTCATATCCAGTGCTATCTCTTCCCTGTTTCCCCATATGCTTGCTATTCTTCCAGCCACTGGTGGGCTTTTGACTGGGTCTTTTAAAACTGGTAGTAGATATATTGCTATAGTGCTATTACtgattttaaaatggcaaaaagccTACTAGCAGGAGGGGGGATACTGTGGGTACATAGGATAATTACAAAGACTACCCCCTTGCCACTGCAAATGACTCTTCATTCACTCCAGCAATAAGATCAGAATGAAAAAATTGTCCCTCTGTGGAAGCAAACCTAGTATTAATGGTTGGCCGTGTTTATTGTGTCTGCATTTAAATGTTTTGTGTATACAAATGTAACTGCAGCTTTCTCCTGCCTCCTCTGTAGGTGAGATAGCAACAGGTAATTGGGCCCCAAAGTACTGTAGGCAAGCAGAGGAATATTTTTTGAGAAGTGTGATGTCAGTGAGCTTGACAGAGAATATTATTTTTGGTGGGTCAGACCAAAGTGCAGCCTGCCTGATACCTCTGGAAGTTCACAGGAGGGCGTACATTAAGGGAAAAGTTCCCAGTTTCTTGCCTCTTAAGGAAGGATATGGAAGGCCCATAACTGCCAAAACAGAGGCACAGACCCAAACCTATAACTAACTATAGTGAGTCCTTTCTTGCCTTAAGGTCTAAATAAATTGGATGAAATTAATGGGAGAAGGATTTAAAAATCCATGTTGAGATTAAATTATTTAAACAATGCATGTAGCACAGCACAAGGCATCAGTCAGTTGATTTCTTTTTACTTTGTTCTG
The Eublepharis macularius isolate TG4126 chromosome 9, MPM_Emac_v1.0, whole genome shotgun sequence genome window above contains:
- the ADCK2 gene encoding uncharacterized aarF domain-containing protein kinase 2, translating into MTCCQFAARIFLLNVRILHLRKLSILGRETWSREPIRFLFRRVHGWFPSKALPKITLASWGIGGLFGGVRCEGVPSERNCIKLDVHIKDGGPSSSFSRRIVVAVSLAIRICVLLLKFGPLLWLYPVTYLSSGFASFWFHLLLKATESAGPTYIKLGQWASTRRDLFSEEFCTKFSKLHIKVDPHPWNYTQCSLYEAFGERWGQIFRFESQEPIGSGCVAQVYKAYVDSSALEEPLLKNLSKNSALDSALEAWQVHGLRGLFGWLWKKKHERASEADGAHYLLHEDDHHGSDNRSKRSPEQMSRYPSNPLHSPPKNLFVPVAIKVLHPGLVHQVEMDLFLMKIGSRFIELFPGLKWLSPTEIVEEFGKLMTQQIDLRFEARNLERFHLNFQDVDSVKFPVPLRPFVTRNILVETFEESKPVSQYLHANIKMALRQKLAKMGMGMLLKMVFVDNFVHADLHPGNILVQGAEGFRDNLEARTTMVDLFDTLIVEVQPAHSPLRLVLLDAGIIAELQSRDLENFRAVFTAVVLGQGERVAELILHHSRANQCKDVERFKAEMAELVMKARNNTIALGKLQVASLLSSVFRLLMTHKVKLESNFASVVFAIMVLEGLGRSLDPELDILNAAKPFLIKPPSSLLE